One genomic window of Panicum hallii strain FIL2 chromosome 6, PHallii_v3.1, whole genome shotgun sequence includes the following:
- the LOC112897389 gene encoding uncharacterized protein LOC112897389, whose amino-acid sequence MARDPDEAAQRRWTLVLVNLASVLEKADEVLLPAVYREVGAALGASPTALGSLTLCRALVQAACYPLAAYASARHDRARVVAAGAFLWAAATFLVAVSGTFLQMAISRGLNGIGLALVLPAISSLVADYTDDHTRGAAFGWLQMTCNLGSILGGSFGVLLAPVTFLGVAGWRLAFHAVAVVSVALGALMWIFAADPRAKSKTTASAPEEAKELLRDARRVLGVPTFQIIVAQGIAGSIPWSALNFSAMWLELVGFTHWETSVITGLYLFATALGALFGGIVGDPVARRFPNAGRIALAQISSASALPLGAILLLALPNDPSTGVAHAVVFFIMGFAISWNASSTNNPIFAEIVPEKARTTVYALDKCFEAVFASFAPPIVGVLAERVFGYKPVSSDTSVDTDRENAAALAKAVYTEIAVPMAICCLTYTFLYCTYPRDRERAREELLMASDDRLGEGASDSEPGAVRALGDEESSVRSLNQRLISRE is encoded by the exons ATGGCGAGGGACCCGGACGAGGCGGCGCAGCGGCGCTGGACGCTGGTGCTGGTGAACCTGGCGTCCGTTCTGGAGAAGGCCGACGAGGTGCTGCTCCCCGCCGTGTACCGGGAGGTGGGTGCCGCGCTGGGCGCCTCCCCGACGGCGCTCGGATCCCTCACGCTCTGCCGCGCGCTCGTCCAGGCCGCCTGCTACCCGCTCGCCGCCTACGCCTCCGCGCGCCACGACCGCGCCCGCGTCGTCGCCGCCGGGGCCTTCCTCtgggccgccgccaccttcctcGTCGCTGTCTCCGGCACCTTCCTCCAG ATGGCCATCTCGCGGGGCCTCAACGGCATCGGCCTCGCGCTGGTCCTCCCGGCGATCAGCTCCCTCGTCGCCGACTACACCGACGACCACACGCGCGGCGCCGCCTTCGGCTGGCTCCAGATGACCTGCAACCTGGGCTCCATCCTGGGCGGATCCTTCGGTGTGCTGCTCGCGCCCGTCACCTTCCTCGGCGTCGCCGGGTGGCGGCTCGCCTTCCACGCCGTGGCGGTCGTCAGCGTCGCGCTGGGCGCGCTCATGTGGATCTTCGCTGCCGACCCGCGCGCCAAGTCCAAGACCACGGCGTCGGCCCCGGAGGAAGCGAAGGAGCTGCTCCGGGACGCCAGGCGCGTCCTCGGGGTGCCCACGTTCCAGATCATCGTGGCGCAGGGCATCGCGGGGTCCATCCCCTGGTCCGCGCTCAACTTCTCCGCCATGTGGCTGGAGCTCGTCGGCTTCACGCACTGGGAGACCAGCGTCATCACGGGGCTCTACCTCTTCGCCACGGCCCTCGGCGCGCTCTTCGGCGGCATCGTCGGGGACCCCGTCGCCAGGCGGTTCCCCAACGCCGGCAGGATCGCGCTGGCGCAGATCAGCTCCGCGTCGGCGCTCCCGCTTGGCGCCATCCTGCTGCTCGCGCTGCCCAACGACCCGTCCACCGGCGTCGCGCACGCCGTCGTATTCTTCATCATGGGCTTCGCCATCTCCTGGAATGCCTCCTCCACCAACAA CCCAATTTTCGCGGAGATTGTGCCGGagaaggcgaggacgacggTCTACGCACTGGACAAGTGCTTCGAAGCCGTGTTCGCGTCGTTTGCGCCTCCCATTGTCGGTGTCCTTGCAGAGCGGGTGTTCGGCTACAAGCCTGTCTCTTCCGACACGAGCGTGGACACGGACAGGGAGAATGCTGCCGCATTGGCGAAGGCGGTTTACACGGAGATCGCCGTGCCCATGGCCATCTGCTGCCTGACCTACACCTTCCTCTACTGCACTTACCCGCGAGACAGGGAGCGTGCTCGAGAGGAGCTTCTGATGGCATCAGATGACCGGCTCGGTGAAGGTGCTAGTGACAGTGAGCCGGGTGCGGTTCGTGCACTTGGAGACGAAGAATCTTCTGTCAGATCCTTGAATCAGAGGCTAATATCCAGAGAGTAG